A DNA window from Macrobrachium rosenbergii isolate ZJJX-2024 chromosome 41, ASM4041242v1, whole genome shotgun sequence contains the following coding sequences:
- the LOC136827165 gene encoding keratin-associated protein 10-11-like: protein MPCFNMLSPSKCHVSICRHCQNVGKIKMPCVNMSSLSKCCQSHDAMCKYHHCQNVVKVKMPCVNVSSLSKCRQSYNAMCQYVVIVKMFPTSKYLVSLCRHCQNVGKVKMPCVITPSLSKCCQSQNAVCQYVVTVKISPKSKCRLSMCRHCQNVAKVKMLCVNMSPLSKCWQSQNHVCQYVVTVKMLAKSKCHVSVCSHCQNVAKVKMPCVNMSSLSKCWQSQNAMCQYVVTVIIFSKSKCHVPMCCHCQNVGKIKKPCVNMSTVKMSPRSNCRVSICCHCQNVGKVKRLCVNMLSLSK, encoded by the coding sequence ATGCCGTGTTTCAATATGTTGTCACCATCAAAATGCCATGTGTCAATATGtcgtcactgtcaaaatgttggcaaaatCAAAATGCCGTGTGTCAATATGtcgtcactgtcaaaatgttgcCAAAGTCATGATGCCATGTGTAAATATCATCACTGTCAAAATGTTGTCAAAGTCAAAATGCCGTGTGTCAATGTGtcgtcactgtcaaaatgtcgcCAAAGTTACAATGCCATGTGTCAATATGTCGTCATTGTCAAAATGTTCCCAACGTCAAAATACCTTGTGTCATTATGtcgtcactgtcaaaatgttggCAAAGTCAAAATGCCATGTGTCATTACGCCATCACTGTCAAAATGTTGCCAAAGTCAAAATGCCGTGTGTCAATATGTCGTCACTGTCAAAATATCGCCGAAGTCAAAATGCCGTTTGTCAATGTGTCGTCACTGCCAAAATGTCGCCAAAGTTAAAATGCTGTGTGTCAATATGTCACCACTGTCAAAATGTTGGCAAAGTCAAAATCACGTGTGTCAATATGtcgtcactgtcaaaatgttggCAAAGTCAAAATGCCATGTGTCAGTCTGTAgtcactgtcaaaatgttgcCAAAGTCAAAATGCCGTGTGTCAATATGTCGTCACTATCAAAATGTTGGCAAAGTCAAAATGCCATGTGTCAAtatgtcgtcactgtcataaTATTCTCAAAGTCAAAATGCCATGTGCCAATGTGttgtcactgtcaaaatgttggTAAAATCAAAAAGCCGTGTGTCAACATGTCGACAGTCAAAATGTCACCAAGGTCAAATTGCCGTGTGTCAATATGttgtcactgtcaaaatgttggCAAAGTCAAAAGGCTGTGTGTCAATATGTTGTCACTGTCAAAATGA